One genomic region from Metallosphaera tengchongensis encodes:
- a CDS encoding APC family permease: protein MYKGFQKEQRDSEPRREIGVLDLIFISLGGQSPFLSVLTYGVAAYDVVGRGAALAVILGTVLVLVNGMVVYILSNKFTKAGGYYTYAYYTLTKRLGFETGWLYLLYSSLYGSAYVFGASFILSSILPVPSYVIGLIILGVSSAFAILGIRPTAKYAIVASLIEIGMMTTLAVLFMSSTGFKLYNPVPSNLSLSSIALAILFGSSIPTGYGSITPLSGEVKNPKKSVPTAIVTVILLGGLLAAFDIYGITDHIIFFHLAANQLNLIQLVEDRFGLLTLVFVLFAAANDGILATLTFLTATSRTIFAMARGKFLPEALSKLESGRGPMNAVLLSVGIYFAILLGGFLIVGTNAFVAFTIAGLVSLFANIFVHLSSDFSLMKLSLTKFSKRIKWFVLSVFATSFSGYELFQSIGSSPPSVVYFFMGTIILGFLAAEIIEMSKEEEEKHEMKGEGREDKASF from the coding sequence ATGTATAAGGGCTTCCAAAAGGAGCAGAGAGATTCAGAGCCGAGGCGTGAGATTGGTGTCCTTGACCTCATATTCATAAGCCTAGGGGGGCAGTCTCCGTTTCTTAGCGTATTAACTTACGGGGTTGCAGCATACGACGTGGTAGGGAGAGGTGCGGCCCTAGCGGTAATTCTAGGTACAGTCTTGGTATTGGTCAATGGTATGGTTGTTTATATTCTTTCTAATAAATTTACGAAAGCGGGAGGATACTACACTTATGCCTATTACACTTTGACAAAAAGACTGGGATTTGAGACCGGGTGGTTATATCTTTTATATTCCTCTCTCTATGGGTCAGCCTATGTCTTTGGCGCCTCGTTTATTCTGTCTTCCATCCTTCCTGTACCTTCTTATGTTATAGGTTTGATAATCTTAGGAGTCTCCAGTGCTTTCGCTATTCTAGGTATAAGACCCACAGCCAAGTACGCGATAGTGGCGAGCCTAATAGAAATAGGGATGATGACTACACTTGCAGTGCTCTTCATGTCCTCCACTGGCTTCAAATTGTACAACCCAGTTCCTTCAAATCTTTCTCTTTCTTCAATAGCCTTAGCCATTCTTTTTGGCTCAAGCATCCCAACAGGTTACGGTTCTATTACACCTCTATCAGGAGAGGTCAAGAACCCGAAGAAGAGCGTGCCTACAGCCATAGTAACTGTTATACTTCTGGGTGGACTATTGGCTGCCTTCGATATTTACGGAATAACAGACCACATTATATTTTTCCACTTAGCAGCAAATCAATTGAACCTTATTCAGCTGGTTGAGGACAGATTTGGTCTCTTAACTCTAGTGTTCGTCCTATTTGCCGCGGCCAACGATGGTATTCTAGCTACCTTAACGTTCCTTACTGCAACGTCTAGGACCATTTTCGCAATGGCTAGGGGTAAGTTCCTCCCAGAAGCATTGAGTAAGCTTGAGTCAGGGAGGGGGCCCATGAACGCTGTTCTGCTCTCGGTGGGGATATACTTTGCAATATTGTTGGGAGGATTCTTGATTGTAGGTACCAACGCTTTCGTTGCCTTCACCATAGCAGGACTAGTATCATTATTTGCCAATATTTTCGTTCATCTGTCATCAGATTTCTCCTTGATGAAGCTCTCCCTGACGAAGTTTTCCAAGAGGATAAAGTGGTTCGTGTTATCTGTGTTTGCCACATCCTTTTCCGGATACGAACTTTTCCAATCCATAGGTTCGTCTCCCCCTTCAGTAGTGTACTTCTTCATGGGTACTATCATCTTGGGGTTCCTAGCAGCGGAAATAATTGAAATGAGCAAAGAAGAGGAAGAAAAGCATGAGATGAAGGGAGAGGGTAGGGAGGATAAAGCTTCTTTCTAG